CCGGAAGAATCCCGACCCACTTCAACTCAGGAGCCCGAAGAGCCCGCCCTGGCGCTCCAGGATCAACTCGCCTGGCTCAAGAGCGCCCGTGCCGCGCTGGCCCAGCGAGTGGGCGAGCTCGAGCGCGATGCGGCCCGGGCCGCGGATCGCCACCGCCTCGCGGTTCGGGCGCACGAGCTTGCCACCTACGACAACGGCGGGGACCGGAACGGTGCGGAGGGGCGGCGCAAACAAGTGGAAGAGTTGCTGAACCAACGAGCGGCCCTGATCGAGAAGACCCGCGAGGAGATCCGACACCTTCGGGAGCACCGCCTCGCAGAATACGACCGGCTCACCGTCGAGGGCGACGAGCGGTTGGCGGCCGGGCGATCGGACCTGTTGGTTTACCCCGCGGCCATCGCGTCCGACTACCGAGTTGCGGTTGCACAGCGCTGGTCGGATCTGGACGCTCCGATCCGGAAACAACGAAAGTGAAATTGCTTCGCGCGGACGAATGCTGACAAGGTTTCGGGGATTCGGTGAAGTGGCCAGGCGGGAAGGCGGGCCTCATTTACCCAACAGTGACACCCTGTACTCGCTGAACGTGATTTCGGACGCCGTTCCCAAGCAATTCTCAGCCACCACACCGATTCTTACTTTCGTACCCCACGGCACTTCGGCCGGGCCGAAGTCCTTCCACGCCTTGCCGTCACGGCTCCAACCTGCCACCACGTTCTGGCCCGCGCGAGAGAGGCGCAAGAACCCCGCGTCATCGGGCATTCGGAGGCGCTGAATGCGGTCCACGCTCTCGGACCCACTGACCCGGGACCAAACTGCGTTCCGGTTCCCGTTTACGCTCCCGACGCACCGGCGCACCACCACGAACGGCCCTTCCGTGCCCACCGCCATCAGCCCACCCGACCGATACGGACCGCTCCCCTCCGGCTCGCGTTCCGGTGCGGGCACGGAGACGCGAACGACCGCCACGAAATTGCCCTCGACCTCGCGCAGGACACGCGGCGCCTCGTCCGACACGCCCTCACGGCCCGAGCCGAGCACCCGATCCACTGCGGGGAGCCGAATCCGCAATTCGCTGTTTTTCAGTGTGAATTCGCAGTCGCGTTGGGGCGAAACCCACGCCCCATATGCACGGGCCAACCGGGTTCCGTTGTCCTCGGGCGGAACCGGCGCCGCAACTACGAGCGAAGTCGTGCAAGCGATCAGCGTAACCAACGAACGGCGAAGCATCCCCACCTCCCCGATGCCATGACATCCACAGGAGGACGCTCGCCTTATCGCTTCCTAACACGCGCGCGAATCTCTTACGGGAATCGGACGGCCGCCGCGGCGTCACGCGCGCCCGTTGAGGTGCGCGAACAGCGACGAGAACAGGATGAATCGCATAGCGGTGGCCCGCGGCAATCGAACTCACCACGAGCCTTACACCCTCCCAGTGGGGCAACGTTGCCCCCAGTGGGAGGGTGTAAGGCTCGTGTTCAATGCGCGAAGTTCACTCAGCTCCCGGCGGGCGGCTTGACCGAAGAACCGACGAATGAGAAGGTGCTGTTGGCGTTGGAGCCGAGGGTGGTGATGGCGGCGATGCACACCACGACGATGAGGGCCAACATCACGGCGTACTCGACGGCCGTCGGGCCGTCTTCGGCCTTCAGGAACGACACCACGCTCTTGGTCAAGTTGCGCATACTCGTGCTCCGAAAAAGGGTCGGCGCTCGCGGCGCCCGTGACGGATGAAGAGCGGTGCTCGCGCGCCCGGATGGGCGGGGAGAGGTCACGACTCGCGATCGACACACAGACGTAGCAGCGCGCCGTTGGTGTGCGGAACGGTTTTGCGGATTTGTTCGACCGTGTCGGGATTCTCCGTCCAGAACGCCGACACTCGCAGAAACCGATCGCAACACGGGTGAAGTGAGGAGCTGGCGATCAATTCGTAAGCACCTTCGCCCGCGCCGCCTCGATCGCGGCGAACACGGCGGCGAGTTCCTCGATGTGCCGGAACCGCTGGAGTTGCTCGTCGAACGCGGCCAGGACGAGCAGCGCGCCGGCCACGGGCAACGCGCATACCTGGGAAGTTGCGTGGACTTGCGCACCGCCAGTCGCGGTGCTACATCTTGGGCCGCGGTTCTGGCCGTGCTCCCGAAGCACAACTCGGGCGGCGCCGACCGCCCCATGCGCGGTGACACATGGCCGCGAAGCGGGTCGCGGTGGAATCGATCGGTTCATACTCCGAGTCACTGACCGACCCGCGGGACCAGCGGAACCGCGAGCACCGGTTCGTGGACATCGTTATTGCGGCGTTCCGTCGCGAACGACCGGCTCCGGGGTTCATTTCACGTCCGCACCCCGACAGAACCACACGCCGGGGTGGACGGGAACCCGACCGCTCAACTTCGGAACGTCTTCATCCCTGCCTCCAGAAGTATGGAACGTGTAACGAGGTGCGCTCGATGTCCTCGGGGCCGAGATCCTGCACAACAGCGCCCTCCGGTCGATCCGCGCGCCGCGCCGGGGTGCCCCACGACTCGGCATCGAGCTGGAGGCGGTCCACCTCCTCGCGAAGACGCGCCAGTACTTGGCACTTCACGACGTGGACCGTTCCGGCTGTCATCCCGAGCTCCGGCCCGACCGCCGCGCCGGTCCGCCCTTCCACCGCGGTCCCCCAAAACGCCTGCCAGTCGAGCGGTGAGAATTCGCGCTTCACACGGCCCATTGCGGTCCTCGCGAGCTGGCGCTGGAGCTCACTTTCCCAGTCCGTATCGAGGTCCGGCGTGCGCCCGAGTTCAAAAGTGGCAATCGATCCGGTGGCGTCGGTCCGGCGCGGCCGGTCCTCGTTGGCCGAGCGAACGGCCGCCATCGCGCTCTGGGTGGCGGTGACGAGCCGGGCGTGGATCGCGTCGCGGCCCGAGGCGCCGGCCCCCGGCCCTTCGCCCCGGGCGGCGCGCGTCAGAACCTCGTGCATGAGGTCGGCCGCGGCCGCGTCCCCGAACCCCCGCTTCCGGGCGAGCGCGTAGACGACGGGGCCGAAGAGCCGCACGAATTCCCGCCCCGTGCCCCGAGCCGTCTCGTTTCGGGCGGGAGGCCGGAGCGTTTCGCGAGGTCCAAAGGTGTTCATCATGTAACCTTTCTCCGTGGACCAGGTTCAGAGGCCGAATCGCATCGCTCCCAGATCCGCTCTAAAACTCGGCCCGGTCAGGTGCCACCCGAGCCGTTTCCGCGTCAGCTCGACGCGACAAGGTCACGGCCCGCGAACACAACGGGCGATCCGAAATGATCGCCGGCGGCCCCGGGAATGAACGATGCGACCGGCACATTGGGCCTTCAGCGATCTTCTTCCGCCAGGACCGGGCCGAGTTCCCGTGCCCGAGGTTGCAGCGACACCTACCACCTGCTAAAACGGAGGCAGGCTCCGTATTGCAACATTACCGGAGGGATCCTCCGTTTTCAAGGGGTCATTCGATGGCCGAGAGACCGCCCAAACCATCCGGGCGAAAACCGCGGGCCGACGCCGAGCGGAACCGGGCGCGCATCCTCGAGGTGGCAAAGGGAGCTTTCACCAAATCGGGGGCCGAGGCGAGTCTGGATGAGATCGCGCGGGAGGCGGGGGTCGGGCCTGGAACGCTCTACCGCCACTTCCCGACGCGGGAGGCGCTCCTCGAGGCCGTGTACCGGACAGAAGTGGAGAAGCTCGCCCTGGCCGGGCGGGAACTGGCCCTTAAGCTCTCGCCGCCCGAGGCGTTGCGGGCCTGGCTCCTCCTGTTCGTGGATTACATCGCGGCCAAGAAGATCATCGCCCCGGCCCTCTCGACCCTGGTCCAGTGCCACCCCAGGGTGGTCGAGGCGTCCCGCACCCGAATTCACGACGCGATGCGGTTCTTGGTGCAGCGTGCGGTGGAGAGCGGGGACGTCCGAACGGACCTGGACCCGATCGACCTGCTGGGTGCGATCGTGGGCGTGGCCCACGTGCCGGCCATTCCGGACTGGCAGGCGAGCGCGAAGCGACTCGTGGACATCCTGATCGCGGGATCGCGGCCCGTGAAGTGAGCGGAGAAAGGCGGCACGCCGCTGACCCGGATACTCGCGGGCGCGTTCCGCCGGGCGACGATCGCTAGGGGGTATCTCGCCAGAAAAGCCCCCGCCCGCGGATACTCGCGGGCGCGTTCCGCCGGGCGACGATCGAGCACAGTTTCTGGGGCCAAGTCGGAAGCCGGGTTGGTGCATTACGAGGGGCGGCAGTACGTCGGGCTGATCCGGCACCTGATCCTAGCGCTGCTGGTGCGGGGTTCGTTACCACCCACGCGGGGCGGCTCCGGGGGGGGGGTGGAACCCGGCGGTAACGGCGGAGCAGGTGTGCCGGGCGCTGAATCAGCGGTGCGAAGAATGCGGCGGTCCGCGGGCGATTCATCATGGCGCCCTCTGGTGGTTGGGCATCCTATCGTACTCAGAACGAGCCGCTACCGAAGACCCTGCTGGAGACGTGCGCACTCTACCTGACCGCCAAGTCCGGTGCAACCGGCGAGGAGAGCTACGCATGACGATTCAGCTGTTCACCGTCACGCCGCGCTGGTGCAAGCGCAGCCCCTCTGACCACGGGAAACGAAACTAGTGCAGCTTCAGGCGGATAGTTGTGCGAGCGGCTCCAGGTGCTCGCATCCGTAGTAGTCGCACACGCGGGTTCGGACCTCGACTGCTGCCAGCAGGCGGTCGGGTTCGACGATGGCCCTCTTGCCGTGCGCCCACTTGGGCTCGATGGGGTTGAGCCACGGGCTCTTCACCGGCAGGAAGCACGCCACGATCCGAACCCCGCCCTCCGCACGAGCCTTCCGGTTGTGGCCCTTGATCCACACCCGCACGCGCTTACTGACGTGCCACGCCGCGTTGTCCCACACCAACAGTAGCGCCTTCTTCCCCTCCGCCTTCAGCCGCTCGCACACCCAACCCAAGTAGTCCTCCGTCACTTGCGAGACCGGGCGGCCCGACACGAACCGCAACATCATCCGGCCCGTGTCCCCGCGCAACAGCCCGTAGCACGACAGCGCCTTCGGGTCGGTATCGCCCTTCGGCACCTCGCGCTCGACCAGCCGCAACGGGTCGTCGGACCAGGCGTGCATCGCGGGGAGGGCCAACCGGCTCCACCAGCACTCGTCTTGGTACCCCAGCACCCACTCCGGGTGCGACGCCGCCAATCGGATCAGCCGGTCGCGCGCTTTTTTTTTTCGCGCGTAGGCGGGGTCGGGACTTGTGATCCACTGCTTGGCCCGCTTCCACCCGTGCCCCAGGCGCTTGACCGCCTGCCGGACGGCCTCGTGGGAGAGCCGGCGCGGGGGCAACTCCTGCTCGAAGGCGACTTCGGCCAACAGATCCAGGGTCCAGGTGCTCCGGGCCTTGCCGAAGCGGCGCGGGGACTGGTGGAGGATGCCCTTGAGCGGATCGGCCTTCGCCTCGTCGAGGATCGGCTGGGCATCCTTGGGTCCGCGCTTCTTCTCGGCCAAGCAGCCGGCCCCCTCCTTCTCGAAGGCATGGATCGTGTTGCGAACGGTTTGCGAGGCGCAGCCGACCCGGCGCGAGATCTGGGACGGGGTTTGTTGGTCGGCGCTGGCCAGCAGGATCTGGGCGCGCCGGAGGGTAAGAACTTCCCGGCTGCGGAGGCCCTGTCGGAGCGCCCCGCGCTCGGATTCCGTCAACTCACGAAGAAACAGTGCTTTCATGAACCATTATTCGCAACCAACTGACCCCTCACAACAAACCGAATGACTCTCCACTAGGAGCGCCCGGCAGCACATTTTCTTTGGAAGAAACAAACGTGTCACGCGCACGCGATATGATTTTGTTGCCCGAGGTTCACCCTTTGGAGTCCACCGTGAGTGCGCTGCGAGAGCTGAAACCCCAGATCCTGTCCGAAGGTCACGACCTGCACATTTGCGATGCCGACGTGGCCCTGATCCGCGAGCACCTGCCCGCCAACGGTACCATCGATCAGGACGATCTGATGGTTCTCACCGAGATCCGAAGCGAGGCCTACTCCTCGTGCGCCGCGTTCGACGAGCTGTTCTTCCCCGCGTTCAAAGCGTACTTGCTCGCTGACGGGACGATTTCGCACCACGAGCAGTTCTTATTGCTGCGGATGCTCTACGGTGGTGGCGGAGTCGATGACACGGAGCGACGGTTCCTGGTCGAGTTGCGAAACGAAGTCACGGTGTTGACCCCAGAGTTCGAGGACCTGTGCCGGCTCGCGCTGACGACGTCGTGACCTCGGGTACTGGAAGCAACCGTTTGTCGAGCCAGGTCGCGATACCGAACAACACGATCGCGACCGCCAGCGTCAGGGATGACCACGATAGCCACCCGATGTGCATGCGGGTCACGTGGCCCGCCGTGATGCGACCGCCCTCATCCCTCAGGGTGTACTCGTCGTGGTAACTCACGAGCGGCGAGTGCGACCAGCCGAAAACGTAGTCCCCGGTCCGCGGCAGATCCTCCGGGTGCTCCTTCAGATGAGCCGCCTGGGCGGGAGTCGGGGTGATGCCCGCGAAGGCGCGGGCGAACGGCTGAACGGCGAGGAAAAAGGCGATGAAGCTGAGCACGGACAGCCAATTCCGGAGACGTTTGCGGGTGAGCATCGGGCACATCCACGGTTGCTCCCCGAGAATCTCGAGAGCAGTTACAGGGTGTGGCGTTATGTGGGGGTCGGCAGAGTGCCCGGTTCGTCTTCCGACTGTTTATAGAAGCACTCCCAAACGAATGCGCCCGCCTCATGTGAGAAGACGCAGGACCACGATAAGTCGCATGCCGCGACAACTAACTCGAGCTGGTTTGCCGACTCGCGCCGCAGACTCCGCAGTCCGTTCGCTCGATACCCTGCGGCCCCCTGACCGCCGGTGTTCGCCTGCTCCGGGATCTCCACACCACTGAACAGCCAAGCATCCACAGGCAGCTTCTCGGCGAGGGCCTGTATCGCCCGGTTGCCCTGAAACGAAGGAGCGCCTGCTGCGATGAGAGGCAAGAAACTGGTGCGCCAACGCCGAACCAGTGCAATGTATTCTCGGTCAGAGATCGGCGACCAAGAATTCGCTTCCGTGTCAAGCCAGTCTTCCACATCTGGTAGCACCCCGACGATACCCATTTGGCACACTCTTTGTGGCCGAACTAGTGTTTTGTCTACAGCCCTTCACACCAAACCTACCCGCGGAAACGCACCGCGCCAACGTGCTTCACGACTTCGAGAGGCCGGCGCGTCGCACTGCTAAACACGACTGAGTGAGTGGGTTACCGAGTGGCACAGCGCCGAGATCGGACCCGCCACCTTGGTGGGTGTTGCCGTCCGTGCGCTCGGCTCCGGGAACCCGATCACCCGCTCGTGACGGGATCTCGGTACGCCCCCGACTGTGGGTCGAACGAGCAGCACCCGAGCCCCTCGCGACCCGCACGGAGGATCTTCCCGAGCACGTCCGGCCGCGCCGCGAGCTTCCACGAGCAGGTCACGATGACGGCGCGCAGCGGCGGCTCCATGATCACCGAAAAGCCGGGGCCGAGTAACGCTGGACCTTCCTCTTTCAGATCCGAGAACTCGGCCAGGAACGCGGCCTTAACCGCTTCCGCGGATAGCTCGGCAACGCCATCCACGGGTTCCATCTGCGCGAGGCGGCGGTACGTGTCGACGGGGCGACCGGTGATTGGCCCCTCCGGCCGCCAGAACGCGAGGTCATTCGACACGGCAACCTCCTGAGTTCGCAGGTATTGCATCATGATGGTGCGGCGACGAAAACACGAGGGGCCAGGAGAGGCTTACGCCTTCCCAGAAATCGCGTCCACCACCCAACACCCTCTCACGTGCGGCCCCGGCCCCCGGCAATGAGCCAGAATCTCTTCGTCTTCACACCCGGTGTCACCGAGGGCATCCGCCAGGATCGGCATCGTGGAGAAGTCGCGGGAGTCGTACATTTGCTGAGCCAGGGCGAGAAGAGTGGATGTGCGCCACTCGGGGAGGAAGGTGATGGGCCGGAAGGGATTTCCAAAGACGTCACGGATGATCTGAACAAGGGCATCTCGCTCGGCAATGCGCCTCGCAGTCCCCGAAAACGCTTCAATGACCGAACCCATCGCATTACTTCGATCGTTGTCATTAAGATGTCGTTGTGATGAATAAGCCGATGTGGCGGCGGCGGCACGCTGGGGACTCTCTCCGTATTTGTTGCTGACCGCTGTCCACGCCGCCTGCGCGCCGGTTTGCGCCTCGGCTAGGGGCACTTCGGAAATCAGCCCGTCGGCGAAGCGTTCCGACAAGTCAATCGCGCGACGGCTGCGGTCGTCGACCATCCATTTCCAGATCCGGCGGCTACAGGCACATACGACCAGCCGCCATTTCCGATCGCTAGCCTTGATGCCACTAAAAGCAAACCGTCCAAGTTCTTCACACGCCAGCCATTCCGCTTCGGTCATCGGGTGCCCTCCGGTTGTCATTTTAGGCCCGCGAGTCTCTGTGCCATGTACCGGGCGGGAGATGCGCCGAGGGCCTTGCGGAACATGAAGACGAAGCCGCTCGCGCTCTCGTAACCCAGATCAGTGGCCACCGACTGAACGGTCGCCCCCTGCGACAGCCACTGCAGCGCCAGGGTGATGTGGAACTGGTGCCGCCACCGGCCGAAGCTCACGCCCGTCTCCTGAAGCACTTGGCGGCGCAGGGTCCGCTCGCTGACCCCGATGCGATCCGCCCACTCCTGCACCGTTGCCCGGTCGGACGGGTTGGCCGTTAACCCGTCGGCGATCTTCCGCAACTCGCCGTCCGAAGGCATCGGCAGGTGCAGCTTCTCCACGGGCGCGGCCGCGAGTTCCTCAAGGAGCACCGCCACCAGACGCGATTCCGGCCCCTTGATCGGGTACAGGGTGGGGAACCGGGCGCAACGAAGCAGGAGTTCGCGGAGAAGAGGAGAAACGGAAACTGTGCAGCACGTTTTGGGCATCATCCGGGCGGATGGCGCGTCCACGAACAGGCTGTAGCACTCGACCTCGCCGGCGCTTTTGGCACTGTGCGGCGTGCCCCCGGGCACCCAGACGGCGCATTGCGGCGGCACGATCCACAAGCCCCGGGCCACCTCGCACGTCACCACGCCCCGCATCATGTAGATCAGTTGCCCCTTCTTGTGCTGGTGAACCTCCACCTCCATACCGAGAGAGCCGGTCGTCACCCCGAACGCCATTGCCGGACGAGGCACCAGGTCGGGCTCGATCAGGCCCTCGTCGGCCTTATGCATCATCTTCATCGTCGACGTCACCACTGGATGTCCGATTTTCGACACAATTTGGCAGACTGTCCCGATGTGGCCACAGGGGGGACATCGTATCCTGCAACCTGCCAACCGGAAAGGAATCAGGATGAACGTCACGATCATTGGCGGGGGCCTCGGTGGCCTGGTACTTGCGCGCGTGCTGCATGTTCACGGCATCCCCGCGACGGTCTACGAAGCGGAGCCAACAGCAAACGCCAGGTCGCAAGGTGGTATGCTCGACATCCACGAAAACGATGGGCAGGAGGCGCTCAAGGCGGCAGGGCTGTTTGAAGAGTTCCTTGCGATCATCCACCCCGGCGGGCAGGCGACACGGGTTCTCGACAAGGACGGCACAGTCCTGTTCGATCAGCCCGATGACGGCACCGGCGGTCGGCCCGAGGTTCCCCGAGGAGAGCTGCGCCGGATCCTGCTCGAATCCCTTCCTCCCGGCACAGTTCGCTGGGGGCACAAGGTCGCGTCGGTGTCCCCACTTGGCGCCGGGCGGCACACGGTGACCTTTACTGACGGCTCAGCGACGACGACCGATCTCCTCGTGGGGGCCGACGGCGCGTGGTCGAAGGTCCGCCCGCTCCTCTCCGAGGCGAAGCCGACCTACACCGGCACCACGTTCGTCGAGACGTACCTGCTCGACAGCGACGCCCGACACAGAGCGAGCGCGGTAGCGGTCGGCGGTGGCTCGATGATGGCACCGGTGGAGGGTAAAGGCATCTTCGCGCACCGCGAGCCCAATGGCGTGCTGCACGCGTATGTGATCTTGTGCAAGCCGAGGGAGTGGGTCGACGGCATCGACTTTTCAGACAGGGCGTCGGCCTTGGCCTGCGTCGCCAGAGAATTCGAAGGGTGGGGTCCCGAACTGATGGCGCTCATCACCGGGAGCGATACCCACCCCGTGCCTCGCGCCATTTATGCACTGCCGGACGATCACAGGTGGGATCGTGTACCCGGGGTGACGCTGGTCGGCGACGCGGCGCACCTGATGCCCCCGAACGGCGAAGGGGCCAACCTCGCGATGTTCGACGGGGCCGAACTCGGGAAGGTGATTGCTGCTAACCCCGGTGACATCAATGCCGCGCTCGTCGGGTATGAACAGGAACTCTTCCCCAGAAGCACGGCCGTAGCTGCGGCAGGTGGGCTCGAGGATCTCTTCGGCCAGGGCGCGCCGCACCGCTTGGTTGAATTCTTCACCAGGTCACCGCCCGTCAAGTGATCGTATCCAGCGGCGCAATGTCTACGCTCTCCTGTGCCTTTCGGGAGGGGGCGGACTCGAAACCATAAACGAAAAAAGCCCCGCATCACGCAGGGCTTGGGGGAGGCAGCAGGAGGCTTTCAGTCGGAATCGCTCTCGTCGAGCCAGGCGTCCCCATGAGGGCAGCCGTCATCGGCCAGGCGGATTAACTCGTCGCGGTCCAATGCGATGATGGCTTGCATGCTTCGGCCCTCTTGGCGTTGGCGGGGAGGCGATGGGAGTGTCTAAGCAGCGGGTGTGCCACCGGGGCGTGCGGATCTTTGGCGACATTTCTTGAGGCCGTTTCGGCGCGCAATCGGCGGTTTATTTCGCGTTACTCCTAAATGCGGACACCCCGGCGGCAGGCCGGGGCGTTCCGTGAGGTTGGGCGGGGTGCAATTTGTTCCCGTCGGCAGGCAGGAAGTACATTGTCGTTGTAAACGCGGGATGCAAAACCTCATTGTTTCAACGGCGTGCCCATCATGAGCGAAGCTGCCTCAATGTTCAATGCCTCGCGGGCCGGGCTGATCATCCGCGAAAAGCAGCCGGCCAATCTGGAGTTCCCGTTCGCGTCCCTCGGCCCGGTCACCCCGACCAACGAGTTCTTCGTCCGTACCCATTTCCCCGTCCCGGCGATCCGCGCGAGGGACTGGACGCTCACCGTCGATGGGGAGGTCGAGCGGGGGTTGGTCCTGACGTATGACGACCTGCTCCGGATGCCCGCGACGACGGCTCCCGTTCTGCTGGAGTGTGCGGGTAACGGTCGCGCGCAGCTCGTCCCGAAGGCCAAAGGGCTGCTGTGGGACACCGGGGCCGTCGGTACCGCTGAATGGACCGGAGTGCCCCTCTCCGTCGTGCTGGAAAAGGCCGGTGTGAAGAAGGGCGCCGTGGATGTCA
The Gemmata palustris DNA segment above includes these coding regions:
- a CDS encoding Flp family type IVb pilin — translated: MRNLTKSVVSFLKAEDGPTAVEYAVMLALIVVVCIAAITTLGSNANSTFSFVGSSVKPPAGS
- a CDS encoding sigma-70 family RNA polymerase sigma factor, encoding MMNTFGPRETLRPPARNETARGTGREFVRLFGPVVYALARKRGFGDAAAADLMHEVLTRAARGEGPGAGASGRDAIHARLVTATQSAMAAVRSANEDRPRRTDATGSIATFELGRTPDLDTDWESELQRQLARTAMGRVKREFSPLDWQAFWGTAVEGRTGAAVGPELGMTAGTVHVVKCQVLARLREEVDRLQLDAESWGTPARRADRPEGAVVQDLGPEDIERTSLHVPYFWRQG
- a CDS encoding TetR/AcrR family transcriptional regulator gives rise to the protein MAERPPKPSGRKPRADAERNRARILEVAKGAFTKSGAEASLDEIAREAGVGPGTLYRHFPTREALLEAVYRTEVEKLALAGRELALKLSPPEALRAWLLLFVDYIAAKKIIAPALSTLVQCHPRVVEASRTRIHDAMRFLVQRAVESGDVRTDLDPIDLLGAIVGVAHVPAIPDWQASAKRLVDILIAGSRPVK
- a CDS encoding IS630 family transposase, with translation MKALFLRELTESERGALRQGLRSREVLTLRRAQILLASADQQTPSQISRRVGCASQTVRNTIHAFEKEGAGCLAEKKRGPKDAQPILDEAKADPLKGILHQSPRRFGKARSTWTLDLLAEVAFEQELPPRRLSHEAVRQAVKRLGHGWKRAKQWITSPDPAYARKKKARDRLIRLAASHPEWVLGYQDECWWSRLALPAMHAWSDDPLRLVEREVPKGDTDPKALSCYGLLRGDTGRMMLRFVSGRPVSQVTEDYLGWVCERLKAEGKKALLLVWDNAAWHVSKRVRVWIKGHNRKARAEGGVRIVACFLPVKSPWLNPIEPKWAHGKRAIVEPDRLLAAVEVRTRVCDYYGCEHLEPLAQLSA
- a CDS encoding AraC family transcriptional regulator yields the protein MKMMHKADEGLIEPDLVPRPAMAFGVTTGSLGMEVEVHQHKKGQLIYMMRGVVTCEVARGLWIVPPQCAVWVPGGTPHSAKSAGEVECYSLFVDAPSARMMPKTCCTVSVSPLLRELLLRCARFPTLYPIKGPESRLVAVLLEELAAAPVEKLHLPMPSDGELRKIADGLTANPSDRATVQEWADRIGVSERTLRRQVLQETGVSFGRWRHQFHITLALQWLSQGATVQSVATDLGYESASGFVFMFRKALGASPARYMAQRLAGLK
- a CDS encoding FAD-dependent oxidoreductase; the encoded protein is MNVTIIGGGLGGLVLARVLHVHGIPATVYEAEPTANARSQGGMLDIHENDGQEALKAAGLFEEFLAIIHPGGQATRVLDKDGTVLFDQPDDGTGGRPEVPRGELRRILLESLPPGTVRWGHKVASVSPLGAGRHTVTFTDGSATTTDLLVGADGAWSKVRPLLSEAKPTYTGTTFVETYLLDSDARHRASAVAVGGGSMMAPVEGKGIFAHREPNGVLHAYVILCKPREWVDGIDFSDRASALACVAREFEGWGPELMALITGSDTHPVPRAIYALPDDHRWDRVPGVTLVGDAAHLMPPNGEGANLAMFDGAELGKVIAANPGDINAALVGYEQELFPRSTAVAAAGGLEDLFGQGAPHRLVEFFTRSPPVK